The Mycoplasmopsis gallinacea genome includes a window with the following:
- the holA gene encoding DNA polymerase III subunit delta, whose translation MFLIYGTESFLIKQNVNEIKEKFNENDIIKFEENVDISELTETISFKSLFSPARLIIVENFSALSEKITKKEEQKFQNLISALSNEDVNQVVFVHGSDKITKNLFSDFLLSNAKQIKCEKIAQKDLTSQVYTYLNENKVKINREDVAYFLSKMPDDLNIIMQECDKLISFKGTISRNFIDKSVSDYILNDPFGISNAIETKNFKFIYGKYREKMKEGDVLPLVIAQISSIFILAHQVYNLKKLNLNAVQISKELNVHEYRVKKAFAFLNKYSIIEIKKILKDLDILDKHLKTFTDQNNEIFESFLIKNFARY comes from the coding sequence ATGTTTTTAATATATGGAACTGAAAGTTTTTTAATAAAGCAAAATGTCAATGAAATAAAAGAAAAATTTAATGAAAATGACATTATTAAATTTGAAGAAAATGTAGATATTTCAGAACTTACTGAAACTATTTCGTTTAAATCTCTCTTTTCACCTGCTAGATTAATAATTGTTGAAAATTTTAGTGCTTTAAGTGAAAAAATCACTAAAAAAGAAGAACAAAAATTTCAAAATTTAATTAGTGCTTTATCTAATGAAGATGTTAATCAAGTTGTTTTTGTTCATGGATCAGATAAAATTACTAAAAACCTTTTTAGTGATTTTCTGCTTTCAAATGCAAAGCAAATAAAGTGTGAAAAGATCGCGCAAAAAGATTTAACTTCACAAGTTTATACATATTTAAACGAAAATAAGGTAAAAATTAACAGAGAAGATGTAGCTTATTTTTTAAGTAAAATGCCTGATGATTTAAACATTATCATGCAAGAATGTGACAAGTTAATTTCATTTAAAGGAACTATTTCGCGTAATTTCATTGATAAAAGTGTTTCAGATTACATTTTAAACGATCCTTTTGGTATCTCAAATGCAATTGAAACTAAAAACTTTAAGTTCATTTATGGTAAATATCGAGAAAAAATGAAAGAAGGAGATGTTTTACCTTTAGTTATTGCACAAATATCTTCTATTTTCATTTTGGCGCACCAAGTTTATAATTTAAAGAAGCTAAATTTAAATGCTGTTCAAATTAGTAAAGAACTTAACGTTCATGAATATAGAGTTAAAAAAGCTTTCGCATTTTTAAATAAATACTCAATTATTGAAATTAAAAAAATACTTAAGGATTTAGACATCTTAGATAAGCATTTAAAAACATTTACTGATCAAAATAACGAAATCTTTGAAAGTTTTCTTATCAAAAACTTTGCAAGATATTAA
- a CDS encoding ComEC/Rec2 family competence protein, giving the protein MFFDSENKVNANLECISFYSKGSVLQNWYGRKFFIEKNGLKLLSHYEVNGTIFKTKDTNLWAKGIYYQIKFDQIQENNLWNWKFKIYNFYISKSDVYEEIVFPIVFGFISQKKNNFIFDVNKLGIIHLVVISGLHFNIIFNYLSKIFRKIDPKSIISITLMLLYYLIINKSPSANRAFIFLLIYWIYKLIALEKEQINKFKILFFTFLITSFINPTQVLNNGFWLSYLLCFSLYGMQKPQLKKSIIFDYFKIWILSILLVVFFSSQFNVFSFLYSLFFNLFYEFFIISLFIFWPVWPLTFFIANALKLILNNLLFFTIVWKIEINLINQILLALLTFTYQCFLFKTKKVKTILYN; this is encoded by the coding sequence ATGTTTTTTGACTCTGAAAATAAGGTAAATGCTAACTTAGAATGCATTTCTTTTTATTCAAAAGGAAGTGTTTTACAAAACTGATACGGAAGAAAGTTTTTTATTGAAAAAAATGGTCTTAAATTACTTAGTCATTATGAAGTTAATGGAACAATTTTTAAAACAAAAGATACGAATTTATGAGCTAAAGGAATTTATTATCAAATAAAATTTGATCAAATCCAAGAAAATAACTTGTGGAACTGAAAATTCAAAATTTACAATTTTTACATATCTAAAAGTGATGTATATGAAGAAATAGTTTTTCCAATTGTCTTTGGATTTATATCTCAAAAGAAAAATAATTTTATCTTTGATGTAAATAAATTAGGGATTATTCATCTAGTTGTAATTAGCGGACTTCACTTTAATATTATTTTTAACTATTTAAGTAAAATCTTTAGAAAAATTGATCCCAAAAGTATTATTTCTATAACCTTAATGCTTCTTTATTATCTCATTATCAATAAATCACCATCTGCAAATAGAGCATTTATATTTCTTTTGATTTATTGAATTTATAAACTAATAGCCCTGGAAAAAGAGCAAATAAATAAATTTAAAATTCTCTTTTTTACTTTCTTAATTACTTCTTTTATCAACCCAACTCAAGTTTTGAATAATGGATTTTGATTATCATATCTTCTTTGCTTTTCGCTTTACGGAATGCAAAAACCACAACTAAAAAAATCTATTATTTTTGATTATTTTAAAATATGAATCCTATCAATTTTACTAGTTGTATTTTTTAGCTCACAATTTAATGTGTTTTCCTTTTTATATTCACTCTTTTTTAACCTATTTTATGAGTTTTTCATCATTTCTCTATTTATTTTTTGACCAGTATGACCGCTGACGTTTTTCATTGCAAATGCTTTAAAGCTTATTCTGAATAATCTGCTGTTTTTCACAATTGTATGAAAAATAGAAATAAATTTAATTAACCAAATTCTGCTTGCTCTTTTAACTTTTACTTATCAATGCTTTCTTTTTAAAACTAAAAAAGTTAAAACAATTTTATATAATTAA
- a CDS encoding MAG0490 family ComEA-like DNA-binding protein → MKKKLNYKILIFIAILIIAFLIICFIPKWINTLNFKQKETSHYRYIISGAVLNKGVFYFNKPQSYQELFFKTGITENSNIDNFDLKKFAPQNTEIYVPFRNYKLRWSDIKSIADLQIADISKKYATMIFNYRLKHEIVSSWNEILQIPGIGLRTIEKLKSFLILG, encoded by the coding sequence ATGAAGAAAAAGTTAAATTATAAAATTTTAATTTTTATTGCAATTTTAATAATTGCTTTTTTAATCATTTGTTTCATACCAAAATGAATTAATACTTTGAATTTCAAGCAAAAAGAAACTAGTCACTATCGATACATTATCTCTGGAGCAGTTTTAAATAAAGGAGTTTTTTACTTTAACAAGCCACAAAGTTATCAAGAATTATTTTTTAAAACAGGAATAACTGAAAATTCTAATATTGATAATTTTGATCTTAAAAAGTTTGCACCACAAAATACAGAGATATATGTTCCATTTCGCAATTACAAACTTAGATGAAGTGATATTAAAAGCATTGCAGACTTACAAATTGCAGATATATCTAAAAAATACGCTACTATGATTTTTAATTACAGATTAAAACACGAGATTGTATCATCATGAAATGAAATCTTGCAAATACCAGGAATTGGTTTAAGAACAATTGAAAAATTAAAAAGTTTCTTAATCCTGGGATAG
- a CDS encoding Smr/MutS family protein produces MKIIDLHGLEVEDLIKVVSNVIYEFKLEKVQKIHFITGKGTGALKTSLENLLDSEGIYYSVHNNGGLYEIAFWDQNQNKQHYSYNEYLFDEYLADEEEIDDIFNDSLDRFKK; encoded by the coding sequence ATGAAAATTATTGATCTACACGGCTTAGAAGTTGAAGATTTAATTAAAGTAGTTTCTAATGTTATTTATGAATTTAAGCTTGAAAAAGTTCAAAAAATTCATTTTATAACTGGTAAAGGTACTGGAGCATTAAAAACTAGCTTAGAAAATTTACTTGATAGCGAAGGTATTTATTATTCAGTACACAATAATGGTGGTTTATATGAAATTGCTTTTTGAGATCAAAACCAAAATAAGCAACATTATAGCTACAATGAATATTTGTTTGATGAATACTTAGCAGATGAAGAAGAAATTGATGATATTTTTAATGATTCTCTAGATCGTTTTAAAAAATAG
- a CDS encoding cysteine hydrolase family protein, whose amino-acid sequence MIKKATIVIDMINGFTNQGALYDPNIENLTPKIANFLAKKPDNKDIFFVCDAHSEYDLEMQVYPIHCLKGTYESEIDNQLQEFVLEQNIVYKTTTNGFWDFPVKKLQKYDAIEVVGCCTDICILQFCLTLKTFFNKLGDHIKIIVYRDLVDTFDSPAHNREKMHSNALELMKNAGIEVI is encoded by the coding sequence ATGATTAAAAAAGCAACGATAGTAATTGATATGATTAATGGTTTTACCAACCAGGGTGCTTTATATGATCCAAACATTGAAAATTTAACACCGAAAATTGCTAATTTTCTTGCTAAAAAACCAGATAATAAAGACATTTTCTTTGTTTGTGATGCCCATTCTGAATATGATTTAGAAATGCAAGTTTATCCAATTCACTGTTTAAAAGGGACTTATGAAAGTGAAATTGACAATCAGCTTCAAGAATTTGTTTTAGAACAAAATATTGTTTATAAAACTACTACTAATGGTTTTTGAGATTTTCCGGTCAAAAAATTACAAAAATATGATGCTATTGAAGTAGTTGGTTGCTGCACTGATATTTGCATTTTACAATTTTGCTTAACCCTTAAAACATTTTTTAACAAACTTGGTGATCATATCAAAATCATTGTTTATAGAGACCTTGTAGATACATTTGATTCCCCAGCTCACAATCGAGAAAAAATGCATAGTAATGCCTTAGAATTAATGAAAAACGCTGGAATTGAGGTTATTTAA
- the mutM gene encoding DNA-formamidopyrimidine glycosylase: MPEFPEVTVVRKTLQNLIENKKIIKVEVVKDKFIKNATEEEFKKFLTGKKIINIDNIGKFIVFSFDDNSRMISHLRMEGKYYVRDLKVVENRYYKHDYIYFFLDDNSVLAYNDTRMFGSFEIIPKEDQRSLEEIKNLAKLPGEVDAEELHKKLQKRNKSIKSILLDQSLVLGIGNIYADEALFASKIYPMQKCNTISLDKLKELLTNAHEIMDTSLKLGGSSVRTYASVNGTSGSYQDLLKVYGKANQLCSRCKKATIVKVKLDFKPNGRGTSYCPNCQKEQND, from the coding sequence ATGCCAGAATTTCCAGAAGTTACAGTAGTGAGAAAAACACTACAAAACCTTATCGAAAATAAAAAAATTATTAAAGTAGAAGTAGTTAAAGACAAATTTATTAAAAATGCTACTGAAGAAGAATTTAAGAAGTTTCTTACAGGTAAAAAAATTATCAATATTGACAATATTGGTAAGTTTATTGTATTTTCTTTTGATGATAATTCAAGAATGATTTCACATTTAAGAATGGAAGGAAAATACTACGTTCGAGATTTAAAAGTAGTTGAAAATAGATACTATAAGCATGATTATATTTACTTTTTCTTAGATGATAATTCAGTTCTTGCTTACAATGACACAAGAATGTTTGGATCATTTGAAATTATTCCAAAAGAAGATCAAAGATCGCTTGAAGAGATTAAAAATTTAGCTAAATTACCAGGAGAAGTAGATGCTGAAGAATTGCATAAAAAGCTTCAAAAACGTAATAAAAGCATCAAGTCAATCTTGCTCGATCAAAGCTTAGTGCTTGGAATTGGTAACATTTATGCTGATGAAGCTCTTTTTGCTTCAAAAATTTATCCAATGCAAAAATGCAACACTATCTCACTTGATAAATTAAAAGAATTGCTTACTAATGCTCACGAAATTATGGATACTTCCTTAAAATTGGGCGGAAGTAGCGTTAGAACTTATGCTTCAGTTAATGGCACAAGTGGTTCATATCAAGATTTGCTTAAAGTATATGGAAAAGCAAATCAACTTTGCTCAAGATGTAAAAAAGCTACTATTGTAAAGGTGAAATTAGATTTTAAACCAAACGGAAGAGGTACTAGTTACTGTCCAAATTGCCAAAAGGAACAAAATGATTAA
- a CDS encoding DUF4011 domain-containing protein: MDNYGKKIKENVKEWKANLLDLTLRNKALNFKGNKQGIEFKYEDLNLILDVLFDDKKLKLNPIRKQEKNWIETFDNLLEIDNNPSNSNSKGTTIDVDLTKSDLNVTFSSMYRKQELFNTEYSIDISYLTVGMLLWKPDQEDDKLLDSPLVFIPVKFDKNKNKDCFVSLKDSDLMLNDSLIQKILFEKGVDLSYEFDSEESINERIEKYFAFVQEKLPSYTIKREIWISLFQFSNIFIYKDLETNEEKLIQDQLVASLFDDEKLDMSPVEVSKEELDLKIGEDGYYHLLESDSSQEKAIHIALKGKSFVLQGPPGTGKSQTIVNILTEFISRGKSVLFVAEKKAALDVVYNKLEELNLANWVARLHSIEKTNKKEFLQQLSDNLTLREKSQKVVSQRYTDQQKENYKENLKKLNSYFKKISYSIWEEKTLYDILNYYILLKETPIIEWPWNYDFSFLENSSYQKILEQLNHLEKLVKIGYDYTIFNNLKITELLPVEQIKFKNLISDFLEVTKTYPETYLEKLLNTFLFEQKIYRKNPNYLQINNLNNLAFLKSISENIKIFIDNQDILEKFSDPSSLLKFNLEEFNYFYENKGFKKWFCFGKLGQTKKKLISLLKDKKEFKIIAEKAHKVINSFNKFITLHNEWEMDQFVFFENNVDALINKLDSYLSNSMDLNGTRDEKLFNLLLELQNYFIYESPINVSSFMSQISAQFNNIDNIDTYIEYNQLRKEIAQSKIEQFVKRVHIANLNHSSLIDLFNKSIYHLILKNEFYKLNNEIPDLNYIQNQFRENFERIKELASELINDNLLQKLPSSGSIYENNVEFQFLKKEINKKTRHSSIKQMFEKMPNLIYNLKPILMMSPLSVAAFFKNNDKKFDLVIFDEASQIKVETAISSILRGKQAILVGDREQLPPTNFFNKSMDNAENEEDEEQELEYESSSRDYESILDFVSTKWFDLSLEWHYRSKFDELILPSNKEIYQDKLIAFPNNTLPQKYQGITLVKIDDGIYTNSKNEKEAQKVIEVLDDLLRNNPNANSVGIIAFNSQQQSLIEKKINAYLNENPEFLDRLVFNAKEKLFVKNIENVQGDERDFIIISSVIGPNERGTVTRNIGAVSLKGGYRRLNVCFTRAKVGSILITSVNPEDIDVSNASNPRGWLFFKDYLNFAKNKHIQNDFSSLDEKGKEFKISFVKELSELINSWGFETKIKVGISNFKVDIGVFSKKDPNKFICAIECDGDSYKYSKSTKDREYVRKKVLESKGWNVYRIWASNWFRNKKDEMKKLNDAILRFENNQPALEVQYQVSKEEKFEPKIAKYQTKIENNNIDIFPKMLTNKEIIDRLVLENGKNILYQTFNANLVDKLVEYLQPVKSSTISNILNYKKTSVDRYLNDKYNARKINRDYEDFFFFDFNSIFFKDRRYNIDWTKFTIAQISYLEVAQMLYKLIKDITLVDHNRLFKLYLEFLGFKNAGEKIKAKFDEAIELLIKTRKIEKVHQDDEVMYKVR, from the coding sequence ATGGATAATTACGGTAAAAAAATTAAGGAAAATGTAAAAGAATGAAAGGCTAATTTATTAGACTTAACCCTTAGAAATAAAGCTTTAAATTTTAAAGGCAATAAACAAGGAATTGAGTTTAAATATGAGGACTTAAATTTAATTTTAGACGTACTTTTTGATGATAAAAAACTTAAATTAAATCCAATTCGAAAACAAGAAAAAAATTGAATTGAAACTTTTGATAATCTTCTTGAAATAGATAACAATCCATCTAACTCAAATAGCAAAGGGACTACAATTGATGTTGATTTAACAAAAAGCGATTTAAATGTAACTTTTTCTTCAATGTATAGAAAACAAGAGCTTTTTAACACTGAATACTCAATTGATATTTCATATTTAACAGTTGGTATGCTTTTGTGAAAACCGGATCAAGAAGATGATAAGCTTCTTGATTCTCCACTTGTTTTTATTCCTGTTAAATTTGATAAAAACAAAAACAAAGATTGCTTTGTATCGCTTAAAGATAGTGATTTAATGCTTAATGATAGTTTAATTCAAAAAATCCTTTTTGAAAAAGGAGTAGATTTAAGTTATGAATTTGACTCTGAAGAATCAATTAACGAAAGAATTGAAAAGTATTTTGCTTTTGTGCAAGAAAAGCTTCCTAGCTACACTATTAAAAGAGAAATTTGAATTAGTTTATTCCAATTCTCAAACATTTTTATTTATAAAGATTTAGAAACAAATGAAGAAAAATTAATTCAAGATCAGCTTGTTGCCTCGCTTTTTGATGATGAAAAACTTGATATGTCACCAGTTGAAGTTTCAAAAGAAGAATTAGACCTTAAAATTGGCGAAGATGGATATTACCACCTTCTTGAAAGCGACAGCTCACAAGAAAAAGCTATTCATATTGCGTTAAAAGGTAAAAGTTTCGTGCTTCAAGGGCCTCCAGGAACTGGTAAAAGTCAAACTATTGTTAACATTTTAACTGAGTTTATTTCTCGTGGTAAATCTGTGCTGTTCGTCGCTGAGAAAAAAGCTGCTCTTGATGTTGTATACAACAAATTAGAAGAATTAAACTTAGCCAATTGAGTCGCAAGGCTTCATTCAATTGAAAAAACAAATAAAAAAGAATTCTTACAACAATTAAGTGACAATCTTACACTGAGAGAAAAAAGTCAAAAAGTAGTTTCACAAAGATATACAGATCAACAAAAAGAAAATTACAAAGAGAACCTTAAAAAACTTAATTCTTACTTTAAGAAAATTAGTTACTCCATTTGAGAAGAAAAAACTTTATATGACATTTTAAATTACTACATTTTATTAAAAGAAACACCAATAATTGAATGACCATGAAATTATGATTTTTCTTTTCTTGAAAATTCAAGTTACCAAAAAATTCTCGAGCAATTAAATCATCTTGAAAAGCTTGTGAAAATTGGTTATGACTACACCATTTTTAACAACTTAAAAATCACAGAGCTTCTACCAGTTGAACAAATTAAATTTAAAAACTTAATCTCTGATTTTCTTGAAGTAACCAAAACTTACCCAGAGACATATTTAGAAAAATTGCTTAATACTTTCTTATTTGAGCAAAAAATTTATCGTAAAAATCCAAATTACTTGCAAATTAACAATCTAAATAATTTAGCATTTTTAAAATCTATTTCTGAAAACATCAAAATCTTTATTGATAATCAAGATATTTTAGAAAAATTTAGCGATCCTTCAAGTTTATTAAAATTTAACTTAGAAGAATTTAACTATTTTTATGAAAACAAAGGGTTTAAAAAATGATTCTGCTTTGGAAAATTGGGCCAAACTAAGAAAAAATTAATTTCGCTTTTAAAAGATAAAAAAGAATTCAAAATTATTGCTGAAAAAGCTCATAAAGTGATTAATTCATTTAATAAATTTATCACCTTGCACAATGAATGAGAAATGGATCAATTTGTCTTTTTCGAAAATAATGTAGATGCTTTAATTAATAAATTAGATAGCTATTTATCTAATTCAATGGACTTAAATGGAACTAGAGATGAAAAACTTTTCAACTTATTATTAGAGCTTCAAAATTACTTTATTTATGAATCACCAATTAACGTTTCTTCATTTATGTCCCAAATTAGTGCTCAATTTAATAATATTGACAACATTGATACATATATTGAATACAACCAATTACGTAAAGAAATTGCTCAAAGTAAAATTGAGCAATTCGTTAAACGTGTGCATATTGCTAATTTAAATCATAGCTCGCTCATTGATTTATTTAATAAGTCAATTTACCATTTAATCCTTAAAAATGAGTTCTATAAATTAAATAATGAAATTCCAGATTTAAATTACATCCAAAACCAATTTAGAGAGAATTTTGAAAGAATTAAAGAACTTGCTTCTGAGTTAATTAATGATAATTTACTTCAAAAATTACCTTCTAGTGGTTCAATTTACGAAAATAACGTTGAATTCCAATTCCTTAAAAAGGAAATTAATAAAAAAACTAGACATTCTTCAATCAAACAAATGTTTGAGAAGATGCCAAATTTAATTTACAACTTAAAACCAATTTTAATGATGTCTCCACTTTCTGTTGCTGCCTTTTTTAAAAACAACGACAAAAAATTTGATTTAGTTATCTTCGATGAGGCTTCTCAAATTAAAGTAGAAACTGCTATTTCTTCAATTTTAAGAGGTAAACAAGCTATTTTAGTTGGTGATCGTGAGCAACTTCCACCTACTAACTTCTTTAATAAATCGATGGATAATGCTGAAAATGAAGAAGATGAAGAACAAGAATTAGAATATGAAAGTTCAAGTAGAGATTATGAGTCAATTTTAGACTTTGTTTCTACTAAATGATTCGATCTTTCACTTGAATGACACTACCGTTCTAAATTTGATGAATTAATTCTTCCTTCAAATAAAGAAATTTATCAAGATAAACTTATTGCTTTCCCGAATAATACCTTGCCTCAAAAATACCAAGGAATTACACTTGTAAAAATTGATGACGGAATTTATACAAATTCTAAAAACGAAAAAGAGGCTCAAAAAGTTATCGAAGTTTTAGATGATCTTTTAAGAAATAATCCTAATGCAAATTCAGTTGGAATTATTGCTTTTAACAGTCAGCAACAATCCCTTATTGAGAAAAAAATTAATGCTTATTTAAATGAAAACCCTGAATTTTTAGATAGATTAGTATTTAACGCTAAGGAAAAACTATTTGTTAAAAACATTGAAAATGTTCAAGGAGATGAAAGAGACTTTATTATCATCAGCTCCGTAATTGGTCCAAATGAAAGAGGGACTGTAACAAGAAATATTGGTGCAGTTAGCTTAAAAGGTGGTTATAGAAGGTTAAATGTTTGCTTTACTAGAGCAAAGGTTGGGTCTATTTTAATTACTTCTGTTAATCCTGAAGATATTGATGTTTCAAATGCTTCTAACCCAAGAGGATGATTATTCTTCAAAGATTACTTAAATTTCGCTAAAAACAAACACATTCAAAATGATTTTTCTTCATTAGATGAGAAAGGTAAAGAATTTAAGATTTCATTTGTAAAAGAGCTTAGTGAACTTATTAATTCTTGAGGATTTGAAACCAAAATTAAAGTAGGTATTTCAAACTTCAAAGTTGATATTGGAGTATTTAGCAAAAAAGATCCTAATAAATTTATTTGCGCTATCGAATGTGATGGAGATAGCTACAAATACTCAAAATCAACTAAAGATAGGGAATATGTACGCAAGAAAGTTTTAGAATCAAAAGGATGAAATGTTTACCGTATTTGAGCATCTAATTGATTTAGAAACAAAAAAGACGAAATGAAAAAACTTAATGATGCAATTTTAAGATTTGAAAATAACCAACCTGCTCTCGAAGTGCAATACCAAGTCTCAAAAGAAGAAAAATTTGAACCGAAAATTGCAAAATATCAAACTAAAATTGAAAATAATAATATTGACATTTTTCCTAAAATGCTCACAAATAAAGAAATCATTGATCGTTTAGTCCTTGAAAATGGAAAAAATATTTTATATCAAACATTTAACGCTAATTTGGTTGATAAATTAGTTGAATACCTTCAACCAGTAAAAAGCAGCACCATTTCAAACATTTTAAATTACAAAAAAACTTCTGTTGATCGTTATTTAAATGATAAATATAATGCTCGCAAAATTAATCGCGATTATGAAGATTTCTTCTTCTTTGATTTTAACAGCATTTTCTTTAAAGACCGTAGATATAACATTGATTGAACTAAATTTACTATTGCACAGATTTCTTACTTAGAAGTAGCTCAAATGCTTTATAAATTAATTAAAGATATTACTTTGGTTGATCATAATCGTTTATTTAAACTTTACCTTGAATTTCTAGGATTTAAAAATGCAGGTGAAAAAATTAAAGCGAAATTTGACGAAGCTATTGAATTACTTATTAAAACTCGCAAAATTGAAAAAGTGCATCAAGATGATGAAGTAATGTACAAAGTGCGTTAA
- a CDS encoding ECF transporter S component — MKNQQKYTSKHIKKWSYFRLFAMIGFAFTSMIFALPIYLVWVSFFEGGKELTWHHYATLGSLITSMVVLYLFSVGLSIFTTYKLRMYLSKVESNEQYKKSFIFGYLTSPVFLLSIIYHVIYLIPTVADHAPEGDSINEKEAEADLENDDKDEKSRNSRSEIKDIKKTSEKNLPNKKSFIQRILNSHLLRLNTFEIALSGILLGIFLIVSAITHYTYLGKIGLNFEYIFYIIFAFFFRYFKGAFLAFIGDFISLMFQGTGIASWHWVYAIVPVLIVIVSSLFFDLVRINKKHALILGNIFVIASFSAIITVVFKQIAKKGGSPLKISSIFSFKTIDVTTLYILIALAILIVIGTIFVSIYSIWKNKPKLSYFAIAFIIVTIVVVIGRWLWGPYAYIQYKQFWLKDPLINLWDRYVTIMLPIIIKGLIVIPIYSIILGSLIFPMTYLYNRYIAKNKINAY, encoded by the coding sequence ATGAAAAATCAACAAAAATATACAAGCAAACACATTAAAAAGTGAAGTTATTTTAGACTCTTCGCTATGATTGGATTTGCATTTACATCTATGATTTTCGCATTACCAATTTATTTGGTATGAGTTTCATTTTTTGAAGGAGGGAAAGAATTAACTTGACACCATTATGCAACATTAGGTTCATTAATTACATCAATGGTGGTTCTTTATTTATTCTCAGTTGGTTTAAGTATTTTTACAACATACAAATTGAGAATGTACTTAAGTAAGGTCGAAAGTAATGAACAATACAAAAAAAGCTTTATTTTCGGATATCTTACAAGCCCTGTTTTTCTTTTAAGTATTATTTATCACGTTATCTATTTAATCCCAACAGTTGCAGATCATGCACCTGAAGGTGATTCAATTAACGAAAAAGAAGCTGAAGCTGATTTAGAAAACGATGATAAAGACGAAAAATCGAGGAACAGCCGAAGCGAAATAAAAGATATAAAAAAAACAAGTGAAAAAAATTTACCAAACAAAAAATCATTTATTCAAAGAATTTTAAATAGTCATTTATTAAGATTAAATACTTTTGAAATTGCATTAAGTGGTATACTGCTTGGTATTTTTTTAATCGTATCCGCGATTACTCATTACACATATTTAGGGAAAATTGGTCTTAATTTTGAATACATTTTTTACATAATTTTCGCCTTTTTCTTTAGATATTTCAAAGGAGCTTTCTTAGCTTTTATAGGTGATTTTATTTCACTTATGTTCCAAGGAACTGGGATCGCTTCATGACACTGAGTTTATGCAATTGTTCCAGTATTAATTGTTATTGTAAGTTCTTTATTCTTTGATTTAGTTAGAATTAATAAAAAACACGCATTAATACTTGGAAATATCTTTGTTATCGCTTCATTTAGCGCAATTATTACAGTAGTTTTCAAACAAATTGCCAAAAAAGGTGGGAGTCCACTTAAAATTAGTAGTATTTTCTCATTTAAAACAATTGATGTCACTACTTTATACATTTTAATAGCATTAGCAATTCTGATTGTAATTGGAACAATTTTTGTTTCAATTTACTCAATTTGAAAAAATAAACCTAAACTTTCTTACTTCGCTATCGCTTTTATTATAGTAACAATTGTAGTTGTTATTGGAAGATGATTATGAGGTCCATATGCTTATATTCAATACAAACAATTTTGATTAAAAGATCCTCTTATCAATCTTTGAGATAGATATGTCACAATAATGCTCCCAATTATTATTAAAGGCCTAATAGTTATACCTATTTACTCTATAATTTTAGGTTCATTAATTTTCCCAATGACATACTTATATAACAGATACATAGCTAAAAACAAAATCAATGCTTATTAA